A single Trichocoleus sp. FACHB-46 DNA region contains:
- a CDS encoding 2-phosphosulfolactate phosphatase family protein, giving the protein MKLFVYHTPELVPSDAIPDCAIAIDVLRATSTMATALAEGAEAVQVFSDLSELLQVSEQWPAEQRIRAGERGGATVEGFDMGNSPLDCTAARVQGRRLFISTTNGTRCLQKVQKAKTVLAGALINRRAVANYLLAQQPKTVWIAGSGWEGSYSLEDTVCAGAIAHTVWTESGAKLDELAGNDEMVAAIALYTQWQDRLLELLHHASHGQRLLRLNCHEDLKYCATTDILDVLPIQREIGVLVSK; this is encoded by the coding sequence ATGAAGCTATTTGTTTATCACACGCCTGAGTTGGTTCCGTCTGACGCAATTCCCGATTGCGCGATCGCGATTGATGTCTTGCGAGCCACCAGCACAATGGCGACGGCCTTGGCGGAGGGTGCGGAGGCGGTGCAAGTTTTTAGTGACTTGTCAGAGTTGCTGCAAGTGAGTGAGCAATGGCCTGCTGAGCAGCGAATTCGTGCTGGGGAGCGGGGCGGTGCAACGGTGGAAGGGTTCGATATGGGTAACTCTCCGTTGGACTGCACTGCTGCTCGCGTTCAGGGGCGACGGTTGTTCATCAGCACGACTAATGGCACTCGGTGTCTGCAAAAGGTGCAGAAGGCGAAGACGGTATTGGCGGGGGCGCTGATCAATCGTCGCGCAGTGGCTAATTATCTACTAGCGCAACAACCAAAAACGGTCTGGATTGCGGGTTCTGGTTGGGAAGGTAGTTATTCGTTGGAAGATACGGTCTGTGCTGGGGCGATCGCGCATACGGTCTGGACGGAAAGTGGAGCCAAGCTGGATGAGTTGGCGGGCAATGATGAAATGGTTGCGGCGATCGCGCTTTATACGCAATGGCAAGACCGCTTACTAGAACTACTGCACCACGCTAGCCACGGTCAACGTCTCCTCCGTCTCAATTGCCATGAAGATCTGAAGTACTGCGCTACAACGGACATTTTGGATGTATTGCCAATTCAGCGAGAGATTGGAGTCTTGGTTAGCAAGTAA
- a CDS encoding thioredoxin family protein, translating into MARTASTMLALGTQAPDFQLPDVVSGQTISLSTFADKQALLIMFICQHCPFVKHIQDQLAQLGQDYATQNLSIIAISANDAEKYPDDGPDSLKTMAQTLGFTFPLCYDETQATAKAYTAACTPDFFLFDANHQLIYRGQLDDSRPGNNKPVTGQDLRAAIDAALANQPINPDQTPSIGCNIKWKPGNEPAYYG; encoded by the coding sequence ATGGCCCGCACCGCTTCTACCATGCTGGCACTAGGCACCCAAGCCCCAGATTTTCAGTTGCCCGATGTCGTGTCTGGTCAAACCATTTCCTTATCCACCTTTGCTGACAAACAAGCCCTACTCATCATGTTCATTTGTCAGCACTGCCCCTTTGTCAAGCACATTCAAGATCAACTCGCCCAACTCGGCCAAGACTACGCTACCCAAAACCTCAGCATCATCGCCATCAGCGCCAACGACGCCGAGAAATACCCCGACGACGGCCCCGACTCCCTCAAAACCATGGCCCAAACCCTTGGGTTCACCTTTCCCCTGTGCTACGACGAAACCCAAGCCACAGCCAAAGCCTACACCGCCGCCTGCACCCCCGACTTCTTCTTGTTTGACGCCAATCACCAGCTGATCTATCGTGGTCAACTCGACGACAGCCGCCCCGGAAACAACAAACCCGTCACAGGCCAAGACCTAAGAGCCGCGATCGACGCTGCCCTAGCCAACCAACCCATCAACCCCGACCAAACACCCAGCATCGGCTGCAACATCAAATGGAAACCAGGTAACGAACCCGCTTATTACGGTTAA
- a CDS encoding Crp/Fnr family transcriptional regulator, translating to MQTEAFNELFPLFNAANPETLEWLMSIATEHDYPAGRAVLMEDAWGNAVYFVVSGWVKVRRHAGEDVLTLAILGQGDFFGEMAILDESPRSTDVIALSAVQLMSISAQRFIQTLFKDSQLHHRMLQLMVRRLRQTNIRFQMRHQPPAVKLANTLVSLGENYGQASNKGTEIFNIPFQDLADVADIGVEETAKIMEKLNDKGWIKIDSANQVVHLVHQKQLAHLAGKA from the coding sequence ATGCAGACTGAAGCTTTTAACGAGCTTTTTCCTCTCTTTAACGCCGCCAACCCCGAAACCTTGGAATGGCTCATGTCCATTGCCACAGAACACGACTACCCAGCGGGCCGTGCGGTTTTAATGGAAGACGCTTGGGGTAACGCGGTTTACTTTGTGGTTTCCGGTTGGGTGAAAGTGCGTCGTCACGCTGGAGAAGATGTGTTGACCTTGGCAATTTTGGGTCAAGGGGACTTCTTCGGTGAAATGGCCATCTTGGACGAATCTCCCCGCTCCACCGATGTCATCGCTCTCTCAGCCGTTCAGCTAATGAGCATCTCGGCCCAGCGATTTATCCAAACCTTATTCAAAGACTCCCAGCTTCACCATCGCATGCTGCAACTGATGGTCCGACGGCTGCGGCAAACCAACATCCGGTTTCAAATGCGGCATCAGCCTCCTGCCGTCAAACTCGCTAATACCCTTGTTTCTCTAGGCGAAAATTACGGTCAAGCCTCCAACAAAGGCACCGAAATCTTCAATATCCCATTCCAAGACTTGGCCGACGTAGCTGACATTGGGGTAGAAGAAACCGCCAAGATTATGGAAAAACTCAATGACAAAGGGTGGATCAAAATTGACTCAGCGAACCAAGTGGTTCATTTGGTGCATCAGAAACAACTGGCCCATCTAGCTGGCAAAGCCTAA
- a CDS encoding M61 family metallopeptidase, producing MTEATQTRPSNPPRTNLEIRYQVAMPNPQTHLFEVTLQVQGWTSAVLDLKLPVWTPGSYLVREYAKHLQNFNAAGQNALPWRKVSKNHWQVDTLGQSEITVRYRVFANELSVRTNHLDSTHGYFNGAALFFYVPGFEQQPIQVAIATPYPNWQVTTPLPSVPGQANTFYAADFDTLVDSPFEIGTHTLYEFEAQGKPHQLAIWGQGNTDPERIIQDTQKIIDVEAKLFGGLPYDSYLFLLHLSPQGNGGLEHKNACSLNYPRFGFRAKEKYQRFMQLVAHEFFHLWNVKRIRPKALEVFDYEQENYTTSLWFSEGTTSYYDLNIPFRAGIYDAKTLLGNLSKEITRLQTTPGRQVQPASESSFDAWIKLYRPDANSANSQISYYLKGEMVSFLLDLLIRQRHGNQRSLDDVLRQMWQQFGKDEIGFTPEQLKATLETVADTDLSDFFTRYIDGTEELPFDTFLEPFGLRLQAEGDNDDQPPFVGLTVKTENSRELIKFVETGSPAQQAGIDAGDELLAINGFRISTDQLSDRLKDYQPGQSVEITHFHQDELRSSTVTLAAPRPTRYQIVAVENPSATQEQNFASWLGVPLKAIA from the coding sequence ATGACTGAAGCGACGCAGACGCGCCCTAGCAACCCACCCCGCACCAACCTGGAGATTCGCTACCAGGTAGCAATGCCCAACCCTCAAACCCACTTGTTTGAAGTCACCTTGCAAGTACAAGGATGGACCTCAGCAGTTTTGGACCTGAAGCTACCCGTCTGGACTCCGGGTTCTTACTTGGTGCGTGAGTATGCTAAACATCTGCAAAACTTTAACGCAGCAGGTCAAAACGCTTTACCTTGGCGCAAAGTCAGCAAAAACCATTGGCAAGTAGACACCCTAGGACAATCTGAAATCACCGTTCGCTATCGCGTCTTTGCCAACGAGCTATCTGTCCGCACAAACCATCTAGACAGTACCCACGGCTACTTTAATGGTGCGGCGCTGTTCTTTTACGTCCCTGGGTTTGAGCAACAGCCAATTCAAGTTGCGATCGCCACTCCCTATCCCAACTGGCAAGTCACCACGCCACTTCCAAGCGTCCCAGGCCAAGCCAATACCTTCTACGCCGCTGATTTTGACACCTTAGTTGATAGCCCGTTTGAAATTGGCACCCATACCCTGTACGAATTTGAAGCCCAGGGTAAGCCTCATCAACTCGCGATTTGGGGCCAAGGCAACACAGACCCTGAGCGGATTATTCAGGACACACAAAAGATTATCGACGTAGAAGCTAAGCTATTTGGTGGCTTACCTTACGACTCCTACCTGTTTTTGCTGCATTTGTCCCCTCAAGGCAACGGCGGATTAGAGCACAAAAACGCTTGTTCGCTCAACTATCCTCGCTTTGGCTTCCGCGCGAAAGAGAAGTATCAGCGGTTCATGCAGTTGGTAGCGCACGAATTCTTCCATTTGTGGAACGTCAAGCGGATTCGGCCCAAGGCGCTAGAAGTATTTGACTACGAGCAGGAAAACTACACCACCTCGCTCTGGTTTAGCGAAGGTACCACCAGCTACTACGACCTTAACATTCCCTTCCGTGCAGGCATCTACGACGCCAAGACCCTGCTGGGCAACTTAAGCAAAGAAATTACCCGCCTGCAAACCACACCTGGTCGGCAAGTACAGCCTGCTAGTGAATCCAGCTTTGATGCCTGGATCAAGCTGTATCGCCCCGATGCCAACAGTGCCAACTCGCAAATCTCCTATTACCTCAAAGGCGAAATGGTGTCATTCTTGCTGGATCTGCTGATTCGGCAACGGCATGGTAACCAGCGATCGCTCGACGACGTGCTGCGACAAATGTGGCAACAGTTTGGCAAAGACGAAATTGGTTTCACACCAGAGCAGCTAAAAGCTACCTTAGAAACCGTCGCCGACACCGATTTATCTGACTTCTTCACCCGCTACATCGACGGCACCGAAGAACTCCCCTTTGATACCTTCCTAGAACCCTTTGGCCTGCGCCTACAAGCTGAGGGCGACAACGACGATCAACCGCCATTCGTAGGGTTAACCGTCAAAACTGAAAATAGCCGCGAACTGATCAAGTTTGTCGAGACAGGTTCACCTGCTCAACAAGCAGGGATTGATGCTGGAGACGAATTATTGGCGATCAACGGCTTCCGGATTAGCACCGATCAACTGAGCGATCGCCTTAAAGACTATCAACCCGGACAAAGCGTCGAGATTACCCACTTCCATCAAGACGAGCTACGCAGCAGCACCGTTACCTTAGCGGCACCCCGCCCTACCCGTTACCAGATTGTCGCAGTTGAAAACCCCTCAGCCACTCAAGAACAAAACTTTGCGAGTTGGTTAGGAGTTCCACTCAAAGCGATCGCCTAG
- a CDS encoding TerB family tellurite resistance protein — MPTQPPPSITPRQMNLLRAVASMAWSDGHLATEEIDLMLDQFSRLFANDPKQQQRLQQELRDYLLQNIPLEEIIPKLDRQEERELVLRLGYEVIRSSARTPNEPEINEEEAKAYERLKSLLNLSPDAVQRVEAEAQTSLETQDGIVELLVVQIQHFING, encoded by the coding sequence ATGCCGACTCAACCGCCCCCATCCATTACCCCTCGCCAGATGAATCTGTTGCGAGCTGTGGCTTCAATGGCTTGGTCTGACGGCCACCTGGCTACCGAAGAAATTGACCTCATGCTCGACCAATTCAGCCGCCTGTTTGCCAACGACCCTAAACAGCAGCAGAGATTGCAACAGGAATTGCGAGACTATCTACTTCAAAACATTCCCCTAGAAGAGATCATCCCAAAACTCGATCGGCAGGAAGAACGCGAATTAGTGCTACGCCTAGGTTACGAAGTCATCCGCTCCAGCGCTCGCACCCCCAACGAACCGGAAATCAACGAAGAAGAAGCCAAAGCCTACGAACGCCTAAAAAGCCTACTAAACCTGTCACCCGACGCCGTCCAGCGAGTTGAAGCCGAAGCCCAAACCAGCCTCGAAACCCAAGATGGCATTGTCGAGCTGTTAGTCGTGCAAATTCAGCACTTTATTAATGGGTAA
- the nadA gene encoding quinolinate synthase NadA, with translation MFTTALPQQRSNPSTAFPQDLFAAIQALKQELNAIILAHYYQDPDIQDVADYLGDSLGLSQQAAQTDADVIVFAGVHFMAETAKILNPNKLVLLPDLDAGCSLADSCPPQAFAEFKAAHPNHLVVSYINCTAEIKAMSDIICTSSNAVKIVRQIPEDQPIIFAPDRNLGRYVMEQTGRDLVLWQGSCMVHETFSEKKIVQLQMAHPDAEVIAHPECEPAVLRRAQYIGSTTALLKYAEQSDRQAFIVATEPGIIHQMEKQAPHKRFIPAPPMNNCACNECPHMRLNTLEKLYLAMKQRSPEITLPEDVRVRALRPIQRMLEMS, from the coding sequence GTGTTTACCACTGCCCTTCCTCAGCAACGCTCCAACCCATCCACCGCTTTTCCCCAAGACTTGTTCGCAGCGATTCAAGCGCTGAAGCAAGAACTGAACGCGATTATTCTGGCTCACTACTACCAAGACCCAGACATCCAGGATGTCGCCGACTACTTAGGGGATTCACTGGGCCTCTCGCAACAAGCCGCCCAAACTGATGCCGATGTGATTGTGTTTGCGGGCGTTCACTTCATGGCGGAAACTGCCAAAATTCTCAACCCTAACAAGTTGGTGTTGCTGCCCGACTTAGATGCGGGTTGCTCCTTGGCAGACAGTTGTCCACCCCAAGCTTTTGCCGAGTTCAAAGCAGCTCACCCGAATCATTTGGTGGTGTCTTACATTAACTGCACTGCTGAGATTAAGGCGATGAGCGACATCATCTGCACTAGCTCCAATGCGGTCAAGATTGTGCGCCAAATCCCGGAAGACCAACCGATCATTTTTGCACCCGATCGCAACTTAGGTCGTTATGTGATGGAGCAAACCGGGCGAGATTTGGTGTTGTGGCAAGGGAGCTGCATGGTACACGAAACTTTTTCTGAGAAGAAGATTGTGCAGTTGCAGATGGCGCATCCCGACGCGGAAGTGATTGCTCACCCAGAATGTGAACCTGCGGTGCTGCGTCGTGCTCAATACATTGGCTCGACGACGGCGTTGCTGAAGTACGCAGAGCAAAGCGATCGCCAAGCTTTTATTGTGGCGACGGAACCGGGGATTATTCACCAAATGGAGAAGCAAGCCCCTCACAAGCGGTTTATTCCTGCACCGCCCATGAATAATTGTGCCTGCAATGAATGCCCTCACATGCGGTTGAATACGCTGGAGAAGTTGTATTTGGCGATGAAGCAGCGATCGCCGGAGATTACGTTACCGGAAGATGTGCGGGTAAGAGCACTGCGTCCGATTCAGCGGATGCTGGAGATGAGTTAA
- a CDS encoding TIGR04168 family protein, with protein MSSQSDRNQTIKIAVIGDVHDAWEAEDGQALKHLGVDLALFVGDFGNESVEVVRAIAAVDLPKAAIMGNHDAWYSASDWGRKKCPYDRTKEDWVQDQLDLLGETHVGYSKLDFPAFNLTVVGSRPFSWGGSSWKNEQFYRDRYGVNDFQESTAKILEAVHSAAYETVIFLGHCGPTGLGDRPEDPCGRDWMPIGGDYGDPDFAAAIAQTHLLGKAVPLVTFGHMHHNLRHTKERLRTSVYEDVKGTIYLNAANVPRIKQVEGARLRNFSLVSLQAGVVEQASLVWVNQDFEVVSEQLMYRKTNAVAEAV; from the coding sequence ATGAGCAGTCAGAGCGATCGCAACCAAACCATCAAAATTGCAGTGATTGGTGATGTCCACGATGCTTGGGAAGCCGAAGATGGGCAAGCCTTGAAACACTTAGGCGTGGATTTAGCGCTCTTTGTGGGCGACTTTGGCAACGAATCCGTGGAAGTGGTACGCGCGATCGCTGCTGTAGACTTACCCAAAGCCGCAATCATGGGTAACCACGACGCTTGGTATAGCGCCTCCGACTGGGGTAGAAAAAAGTGTCCCTACGATCGCACCAAAGAAGACTGGGTGCAAGACCAGCTAGACTTGCTCGGTGAAACCCATGTGGGCTACAGCAAGCTCGACTTTCCTGCCTTTAACTTAACCGTTGTGGGTAGTCGTCCGTTTAGCTGGGGTGGTTCCTCCTGGAAAAACGAACAGTTTTATCGCGATCGCTATGGCGTGAACGATTTCCAAGAATCAACTGCCAAAATTTTAGAAGCAGTCCATAGTGCAGCTTACGAAACCGTGATTTTCTTAGGTCACTGCGGCCCCACAGGACTCGGCGATCGCCCAGAAGACCCTTGTGGCCGAGATTGGATGCCGATTGGGGGAGATTATGGTGATCCTGACTTTGCTGCTGCGATCGCTCAAACTCATCTCCTTGGTAAAGCAGTCCCCTTGGTTACCTTTGGGCACATGCACCATAATCTCCGCCACACCAAAGAGCGCTTAAGAACGTCTGTCTATGAAGACGTTAAAGGCACCATTTACCTCAACGCCGCCAATGTGCCTCGGATTAAGCAGGTAGAGGGCGCTCGCTTACGCAATTTCTCTTTGGTTTCTCTGCAAGCGGGAGTGGTAGAGCAAGCGTCTTTGGTTTGGGTGAATCAAGACTTTGAGGTGGTTTCAGAGCAATTGATGTACCGCAAAACCAATGCCGTAGCCGAAGCAGTGTAG
- a CDS encoding DUF72 domain-containing protein, with amino-acid sequence MNFFLGCAVWAYKDWVGDLFPAKSRPTDFLQLYSRRFTTVEGNTTFYSVPDAETVARWAAETPPGFEFCLKLPRDITHQGLLAPQIPAALGFLEHMQGLGDRLGPMFVQLPPSYSPAWLDDLTAFLQAWPRETALLALEVRHLDWFKSTHATQLTALLEELGVGRVLLDTRAVYNGPNDPQLNSERRKPKLPLQPTVTAPFSLVRFINHPEREVNEEYWAEWVTHVDQWLRQGTRVYFFMHCPQEARSPGYARAFQHLLEKQGVPVPALPWDSFDQPPAQLSLF; translated from the coding sequence ATGAACTTTTTTCTAGGCTGTGCCGTTTGGGCTTACAAAGATTGGGTGGGTGACTTGTTTCCTGCCAAGAGTCGTCCTACCGATTTTCTGCAACTTTATAGTCGCCGCTTCACCACGGTTGAAGGCAACACCACGTTTTACTCGGTGCCTGATGCGGAAACAGTAGCGCGATGGGCGGCTGAAACTCCTCCTGGCTTCGAGTTTTGCCTTAAGTTACCGCGCGACATTACCCATCAAGGCTTGTTAGCACCCCAAATTCCCGCAGCCTTAGGCTTTCTAGAACACATGCAAGGGTTGGGCGATCGCTTGGGGCCAATGTTTGTGCAGTTGCCACCTAGTTACAGTCCTGCTTGGCTGGACGACCTCACCGCTTTTCTCCAAGCGTGGCCGCGCGAAACCGCTCTCCTAGCCCTAGAAGTGCGCCACTTGGATTGGTTTAAGTCCACCCACGCCACGCAACTCACTGCCCTTCTGGAAGAGTTGGGCGTGGGACGAGTTTTGCTTGACACTCGCGCTGTCTACAATGGCCCTAATGATCCGCAGCTCAACTCGGAACGACGCAAACCTAAACTTCCCCTCCAACCCACTGTGACCGCTCCGTTTAGTTTGGTTCGCTTCATCAACCATCCAGAGCGCGAAGTTAATGAGGAATATTGGGCAGAGTGGGTCACGCATGTAGACCAATGGCTGCGTCAAGGCACTCGTGTTTATTTCTTTATGCACTGCCCTCAAGAAGCGCGATCGCCCGGTTATGCCCGCGCCTTTCAACACCTACTCGAAAAACAAGGCGTACCCGTCCCTGCCCTACCGTGGGATAGCTTCGATCAGCCGCCCGCCCAACTTAGCTTGTTTTAG
- the cobA gene encoding uroporphyrinogen-III C-methyltransferase codes for MGNQKLLPETERGWGGVKMIEQGGKVYLVGSGPGDVAYLTVRGYQLLTQAEVLIYDALAEEELLQFVSEKCLKINVGKRGGQPSTPQTEIDRLLVEHCLQGKQVVRLKSGDPFIFGRSTSEIQALVAADCAFEVVPGISSAIAAPLFAGIPLTDVTLSRCFAVATAHDLEALNWPALAQIDTLTLLMGGRNLAEIVARLQQQGRSPDTPIAIVRWAGRPRQQVWVGTLATIAAQTTGVSLSPCVITIGEVVQLRDYLQSPTNRQNDTQPNPMNGLVLHSLLPTTETVVSTPEQALTTPLPLAGKTVLVTRSVGQSSEFCDRLQAIGAQVVEMPALEIGPPSSWQELDQAIAQLYTFNWLVLTSTNAVDYFFERLAAQGKDARALAGVKIAVVGQKTAASLGQRGLNADFTPPDFVADSLVAHFPEASLQGAKILFPRVESGGREVLVKEFTAQGAEVVEVAAYQSGCPGAIAPAALNALQQGSVDIVTFASSKTVKHFCQLVEAALGHSFLIDELKRACIASIGPQTSKTCLERFGRVEVEAQEYTLPGLTQAIAQWASKGATERARENQP; via the coding sequence ATGGGGAACCAAAAGCTCCTCCCCGAAACGGAGAGGGGTTGGGGAGGGGTGAAGATGATTGAGCAGGGAGGCAAAGTTTATCTAGTGGGTTCGGGGCCAGGGGATGTGGCTTACCTGACGGTGCGCGGATACCAACTACTGACGCAAGCTGAGGTGTTGATTTACGATGCCTTGGCTGAGGAAGAGTTACTGCAATTCGTTTCAGAGAAATGCCTGAAGATAAATGTGGGCAAGCGGGGCGGACAACCGAGTACACCCCAAACAGAAATCGATCGCCTGTTGGTGGAGCATTGCCTGCAAGGAAAACAAGTAGTGCGATTGAAAAGTGGTGATCCGTTTATCTTTGGTCGCTCTACTTCAGAAATTCAGGCTTTGGTTGCAGCTGATTGTGCATTTGAAGTGGTGCCAGGGATTTCTTCTGCGATCGCCGCTCCTTTATTTGCAGGTATCCCTCTCACCGATGTAACCTTGAGCCGTTGCTTTGCCGTTGCCACTGCTCACGACCTAGAAGCACTCAATTGGCCCGCGTTAGCTCAGATAGACACGCTCACCTTACTAATGGGCGGCAGAAATTTAGCTGAAATTGTGGCGCGGTTGCAGCAACAGGGGCGATCGCCCGACACCCCAATCGCGATCGTGCGGTGGGCAGGACGACCCCGGCAGCAGGTTTGGGTGGGCACCTTGGCAACCATTGCGGCGCAAACAACAGGGGTATCTCTCTCCCCTTGCGTAATTACCATTGGGGAAGTTGTGCAACTACGGGACTACCTGCAATCGCCCACAAACAGGCAGAATGATACACAGCCAAACCCGATGAATGGTTTGGTGCTGCATTCTCTGTTACCTACAACTGAAACTGTGGTTAGCACTCCTGAACAAGCCCTGACAACTCCGCTGCCCCTCGCAGGTAAAACTGTCTTAGTCACTCGTTCGGTCGGCCAGTCGAGTGAGTTTTGCGATCGCTTGCAAGCCATTGGTGCCCAAGTGGTAGAAATGCCCGCTTTGGAGATTGGCCCGCCGTCTAGTTGGCAGGAGTTGGATCAAGCGATCGCCCAGCTCTATACCTTTAACTGGCTGGTGCTTACCTCAACCAACGCTGTAGATTACTTTTTTGAACGCTTAGCCGCTCAAGGCAAAGATGCGCGAGCTTTAGCAGGGGTCAAAATTGCCGTAGTGGGCCAGAAAACCGCCGCTAGCCTGGGGCAACGTGGCCTGAACGCAGATTTCACTCCGCCTGATTTTGTCGCAGATTCCTTGGTGGCTCACTTTCCCGAAGCTAGTCTGCAAGGTGCAAAAATTCTATTTCCTAGAGTTGAGAGTGGGGGGCGAGAAGTCCTAGTGAAAGAATTCACCGCTCAAGGTGCGGAAGTGGTGGAGGTAGCGGCTTACCAGTCGGGTTGCCCTGGTGCGATCGCCCCTGCTGCTCTCAATGCTTTACAACAGGGTTCTGTGGATATCGTCACCTTCGCTAGCTCCAAAACCGTGAAGCATTTCTGCCAGCTCGTCGAAGCAGCCCTAGGACATTCATTTCTGATTGATGAACTCAAAAGGGCCTGTATTGCTTCCATTGGTCCCCAAACCTCCAAAACCTGTCTAGAGCGTTTTGGGCGAGTCGAGGTCGAAGCGCAGGAATACACTTTGCCAGGGCTGACTCAAGCGATCGCTCAATGGGCCAGCAAGGGAGCCACAGAGAGGGCCAGAGAAAACCAGCCCTAG
- a CDS encoding tetratricopeptide repeat protein gives MTSSGIQPFNQPSEADDLTTAPSHLDHAESHTLAEQLGTDPVTTTVAAAVSGGVAGAAIGRLFAGRVGATIGAVVGGIAGAAISNDDSPSTTHAIEGVVSTVKDASEQVKTSATHMADSTQEVVQSSQAKLADTAQTAKQKVQESQAQLTSAARKAAEHLRQQQQPQQATHGSHHFSLEQTYELSAEMHYQIGVALGRQGKLDKAIEEFQEALDLAPDSAETHYNLGVALSKQGDVDQGLDHLQQAEELCLAHGNPKGVRLIKRAIKRIDQSLVSH, from the coding sequence ATGACTAGCAGTGGCATCCAACCTTTTAACCAACCCTCTGAGGCTGATGACCTCACAACCGCGCCATCCCACTTGGACCATGCAGAAAGTCATACTTTGGCTGAGCAACTCGGTACAGATCCAGTCACAACGACAGTTGCGGCGGCTGTGAGTGGTGGTGTCGCAGGTGCTGCGATTGGACGCTTATTTGCGGGTCGTGTCGGAGCCACGATCGGTGCTGTGGTAGGAGGTATTGCTGGGGCGGCCATTAGCAATGACGACAGCCCAAGTACCACCCATGCCATCGAAGGAGTAGTCAGCACTGTCAAGGATGCTTCTGAGCAAGTTAAGACTTCTGCAACTCATATGGCTGACTCAACTCAGGAGGTTGTTCAGTCATCTCAAGCAAAGCTAGCTGACACGGCTCAGACAGCTAAACAAAAAGTGCAGGAATCTCAAGCTCAACTCACTAGCGCTGCTAGAAAAGCTGCTGAGCACCTACGCCAGCAACAGCAACCGCAACAGGCAACCCATGGATCTCATCACTTCAGCTTGGAGCAAACCTACGAGCTTTCGGCTGAAATGCACTATCAGATTGGTGTTGCTCTAGGGCGACAAGGAAAACTAGATAAGGCGATCGAGGAATTTCAAGAAGCGCTCGATCTGGCTCCTGACTCTGCGGAAACTCATTACAACCTAGGTGTAGCATTGAGCAAGCAAGGAGATGTGGATCAAGGTTTAGATCACTTGCAGCAAGCCGAAGAGCTGTGTTTAGCTCATGGTAATCCTAAGGGAGTCAGGCTGATTAAGCGGGCAATTAAGCGGATAGACCAGAGTTTGGTGTCGCATTAG